The Syntrophorhabdales bacterium genome has a segment encoding these proteins:
- a CDS encoding aldehyde ferredoxin oxidoreductase, with the protein MARYGGWAVKVLRVDLSTGKSRTEDTVEKYKDVLGGTGLGYQVLWDEVPPGTKPLEPANKIIFGTGPLAGTGAPCNGRTAITTIWPTCWPKPLVATGHMGGQFAGELKYAGYDAIIIEGKADRPVWLSITDAKVEVKDARSLWGQGIRRTTVEISEQLGPEAVVAAIGQAGENLIPMSVVMNSVSHSAGGVGSVLGSKNLKAIAMRGTGSVRIAGNKEEWEKLVKLHLSLLGANNQHVVPNSPQPWAEYFDSSTRWLASRGRKWGAANPSIDTGTCDPHDLNRIAYRTNNAAFFNGDLTWQYTVRGNGCTSCPIRCHTMLKVPSVAAKYGINELGQNTCVGLLFGKSFFKNFPDGLRGQTGIEACMVGMHLADDLGIWCNYGQVQRDFQKLYYSGIMKNKLGESEFKSYSWDKYEKGDPAFLFELLPRIAAKQGELGTVLGLGTGYTLEKWSIPEEEWKKDHNLMYWKMGHPKHHANEDAGQCGVIVNTQYNRDAQNHSHCNFVRSGLPIAVQKRLAKEVWGSEDAVDAIGDYTRMNTYKAKMAKWALLRKELHDSLSLCNWMGPWVASPLKERGYSGDDSMESKLYSLATGDKKSREELDQVAERIFLLHRALTIRDMGTKEMRTKHDTIPEWVFHDPADKPAFTKGTIRMEKDDIESAMRIYYEEMKWDKATGAPTADVYRRLGLSRVADNLGKKELLP; encoded by the coding sequence ATGGCTCGATATGGAGGATGGGCTGTTAAAGTACTGCGGGTCGATTTGTCCACGGGAAAATCACGCACCGAGGATACGGTTGAGAAATATAAAGACGTTCTTGGAGGAACAGGCTTGGGGTATCAGGTTCTATGGGACGAAGTTCCTCCCGGAACCAAGCCTTTAGAGCCTGCCAATAAGATCATATTCGGCACAGGACCATTGGCGGGAACAGGAGCGCCCTGCAACGGCCGCACGGCCATCACCACTATATGGCCGACCTGCTGGCCGAAACCTCTGGTAGCCACGGGCCATATGGGCGGTCAGTTCGCGGGAGAGCTCAAGTATGCAGGCTACGACGCCATCATTATCGAAGGTAAGGCCGATCGCCCCGTATGGCTCTCAATCACCGACGCAAAGGTTGAGGTTAAAGACGCTCGTTCACTTTGGGGGCAGGGAATCAGACGGACCACGGTGGAAATCTCCGAGCAATTGGGACCGGAAGCAGTCGTCGCAGCGATTGGGCAGGCGGGCGAAAATCTGATTCCCATGTCAGTGGTCATGAACTCGGTTTCTCATTCTGCAGGAGGCGTCGGCTCAGTGCTGGGTTCCAAGAACCTGAAGGCCATCGCCATGCGCGGCACGGGAAGCGTCCGCATTGCCGGGAATAAGGAAGAATGGGAGAAACTGGTCAAGCTGCACCTATCACTACTGGGAGCTAATAACCAGCACGTGGTGCCGAATTCCCCTCAGCCATGGGCTGAGTACTTTGACTCATCGACCCGATGGCTGGCGTCCAGGGGTCGCAAATGGGGTGCAGCCAACCCTTCCATCGACACCGGGACCTGCGATCCCCACGATCTCAATCGCATCGCCTACCGGACGAATAATGCGGCCTTTTTCAATGGGGATCTCACCTGGCAGTATACGGTGAGAGGCAATGGGTGTACCAGTTGTCCTATTCGATGCCACACCATGCTCAAAGTGCCTTCTGTTGCCGCGAAGTACGGTATCAACGAGCTGGGGCAGAACACCTGTGTCGGGCTGCTCTTCGGAAAATCGTTCTTCAAGAACTTTCCCGACGGTTTGCGCGGGCAGACGGGCATTGAGGCGTGCATGGTGGGTATGCACCTTGCGGACGATTTGGGCATCTGGTGCAACTACGGCCAGGTGCAGCGTGACTTTCAGAAACTCTACTACAGCGGGATCATGAAGAACAAACTGGGAGAGAGTGAATTCAAGAGCTACTCCTGGGACAAGTATGAGAAAGGGGACCCGGCGTTCCTCTTCGAACTTCTCCCGCGCATCGCAGCGAAGCAGGGCGAGTTGGGAACGGTGCTGGGCCTCGGCACCGGCTACACGCTCGAGAAATGGTCAATCCCCGAGGAGGAATGGAAAAAAGATCACAACCTCATGTACTGGAAGATGGGTCATCCCAAACACCATGCAAACGAGGACGCCGGGCAGTGCGGTGTCATCGTCAACACGCAGTACAATCGTGATGCACAGAACCATTCTCACTGTAACTTTGTGCGCAGTGGTTTGCCGATAGCGGTCCAGAAGCGACTGGCAAAGGAGGTCTGGGGGTCTGAAGATGCGGTCGATGCGATCGGTGATTATACGCGCATGAACACCTATAAGGCCAAAATGGCCAAGTGGGCCCTGCTTCGTAAAGAACTCCACGACTCGCTTTCGCTGTGCAACTGGATGGGTCCGTGGGTGGCCTCGCCTTTGAAAGAGCGCGGGTACAGCGGAGACGATTCTATGGAGTCCAAGCTCTACAGTCTGGCCACCGGAGATAAGAAATCGCGCGAAGAGCTCGATCAGGTGGCTGAACGCATCTTTCTGCTGCACCGCGCTTTGACCATCCGTGATATGGGAACGAAGGAAATGAGAACGAAACACGATACTATTCCGGAATGGGTCTTCCACGATCCTGCCGACAAGCCCGCATTCACCAAAGGCACTATCCGCATGGAGAAGGATGATATTGAGTCTGCCATGCGCATCTACTATGAAGAAATGAAATGGGATAAAGCCACTGGGGCCCCCACGGCTGATGTATACCGGAGGTTGGGTCTATCGAGAGTTGCGGACAATCTTGGCAAGAAGGAGCTTTTACCCTGA
- a CDS encoding cupin domain-containing protein, which translates to MTRIQTKVLLGLALVIATASLGWAQDSAARKELRRVDLSGAPGMEVVLSVSEYKPGDVLATHTHHGIEAGYVLDGGMVESPGKPPIAIPTGAPILNLRDVPHGLKVTGDKTIKLFTVHIVDKGKPLYDYAEK; encoded by the coding sequence GTGACACGGATTCAAACGAAAGTACTGTTGGGACTCGCCTTGGTGATCGCTACGGCTTCATTGGGTTGGGCGCAAGATAGCGCGGCGCGAAAAGAATTGCGCCGTGTGGATCTCTCCGGAGCTCCCGGCATGGAAGTGGTCCTCTCGGTTAGTGAATACAAGCCCGGAGACGTGCTGGCCACGCATACCCATCATGGAATCGAGGCGGGATACGTCCTGGATGGAGGGATGGTCGAGTCACCGGGAAAGCCTCCTATCGCGATTCCCACTGGCGCACCTATCTTAAATCTTCGTGACGTGCCTCACGGCCTCAAGGTCACGGGAGACAAGACGATCAAGCTCTTTACCGTTCATATCGTCGACAAAGGCAAACCACTATATGATTACGCGGAGAAGTAG
- the lepB gene encoding signal peptidase I — translation MSGKSKTREYLESLLIAVILALFVRSFVVEAFTIPSGSMEPTLLVGDYLLVNRLSYVMKVPFTDRVLLNLGNPNIGDTIVFRYPEDHTKDFIKRVIARGGDTVEIRDKVVYVNGSELRDKHAWFTDHDIIPRNSSERDNFGPVTVPGDSYFVMGDNRDNSLDSRFWGFVKRDELVGKAFILYFSWNGRSDDLFHRIRWERIAHLIR, via the coding sequence ATGTCCGGAAAAAGCAAAACAAGAGAATACCTGGAATCGCTTCTTATTGCTGTAATTCTCGCCCTCTTTGTCAGGAGTTTCGTCGTTGAGGCATTTACAATCCCGTCGGGCTCAATGGAGCCCACTCTGCTCGTGGGGGATTACCTCCTGGTGAACAGGCTGAGCTACGTGATGAAAGTACCCTTTACGGACAGAGTGCTCCTCAACCTGGGCAACCCGAACATCGGGGACACAATAGTTTTCCGCTACCCTGAGGATCACACAAAAGATTTTATCAAGAGGGTGATTGCCAGGGGCGGAGACACTGTTGAAATAAGGGACAAGGTAGTGTACGTAAACGGATCAGAGCTACGAGACAAACATGCTTGGTTTACCGACCACGATATCATTCCCCGCAATTCATCAGAGAGGGACAACTTTGGTCCTGTTACCGTGCCCGGGGACTCTTATTTCGTCATGGGTGACAACAGGGATAACAGCCTCGACAGCCGATTCTGGGGTTTTGTGAAGAGGGACGAGCTTGTCGGAAAAGCATTCATTCTTTACTTTTCCTGGAACGGGAGATCAGACGATCTTTTTCACCGCATAAGGTGGGAAAGAATCGCGCACCTGATACGGTAA
- a CDS encoding efflux transporter outer membrane subunit encodes MRYLLYFLLLFGLLCSVGCTKVGPDFIRPKTEVLPAWIEAGDRRIKGGPLEQHAWWCVFEDPVLDTLIDTAYHQNLTLSAAGVRVLEARAQLGIAIGGLYPQSQLAFGSLQYNRISEHSPQAVATSQAVGVGNNLTYAQSEIGLSASWEIDFWGKFRRAIESADAALMASVADYDNVLVTLTASVATSYILIRTLEKRIDIARQNVETQTEALMLAEARFHGGTTSQRDVEQATALLNDTQATIPLLEAQLRQAKDALSVLLGSTPGDLTDVLSGSSSSIPAPPSQIAIGIPVDLLRRRPDIRSAEYQAMAQGAQIGVAKAQLYPAFSLSGTFGLLSSNLGGSSLADMFQWRSRTYSAGPSAQWNLFNYGVLTNNVRVQDARFQQLLIAYQNAVLTAQQEVEDNLAGFLKAEDRAAFLARSAEAARRSFDLAVIQYREGVTDFTTVLTAQQALLNEQDNLAVTLGSVAQNLVGVYKALGGGWEIREGMDLVPPEIRQAMAKRTNWGHLLSPAAYMPAPDEESRALMRSPDW; translated from the coding sequence ATGAGATACCTATTGTACTTTTTATTGCTGTTCGGCCTTTTGTGTTCAGTCGGTTGCACGAAGGTAGGTCCCGATTTCATTCGTCCGAAAACGGAGGTTCTGCCTGCGTGGATAGAGGCGGGAGACCGCCGAATCAAAGGTGGTCCGCTGGAGCAGCACGCTTGGTGGTGTGTCTTTGAAGATCCGGTCCTCGATACTCTTATAGATACAGCGTACCACCAGAACCTCACCCTCAGTGCCGCGGGTGTCAGAGTCCTGGAGGCCCGCGCTCAACTCGGCATCGCAATTGGAGGACTCTATCCCCAGAGCCAGCTCGCCTTTGGTTCCCTTCAGTACAACCGGATCAGTGAGCATTCCCCTCAGGCGGTTGCCACGAGTCAGGCGGTTGGTGTCGGTAATAATCTCACGTATGCGCAGTCTGAAATAGGGTTGTCGGCGAGCTGGGAAATCGACTTCTGGGGAAAGTTCAGGCGGGCGATCGAGTCAGCCGACGCAGCCTTGATGGCGTCTGTTGCAGATTACGATAATGTGCTGGTGACTCTCACTGCAAGTGTCGCAACCTCCTACATCCTGATCAGGACGCTGGAAAAGAGGATCGACATTGCGAGACAGAACGTAGAAACCCAGACCGAGGCTTTAATGCTTGCCGAGGCGCGGTTCCATGGAGGTACGACCTCGCAGAGAGACGTTGAACAGGCAACAGCGCTGCTGAACGATACGCAGGCTACAATTCCCCTCCTTGAAGCTCAACTGCGGCAGGCCAAAGACGCGCTCAGTGTGCTGCTCGGATCCACGCCGGGCGATTTGACGGATGTTTTATCAGGTTCATCCTCAAGCATACCCGCGCCTCCATCTCAGATAGCGATAGGCATACCTGTGGATCTTCTCCGGCGTCGCCCTGATATTCGCAGCGCCGAGTATCAGGCGATGGCGCAGGGTGCCCAGATTGGCGTTGCGAAAGCACAACTCTACCCCGCGTTCTCGCTCAGCGGGACTTTCGGGTTACTCTCGAGCAATCTTGGAGGATCTTCGCTGGCTGATATGTTCCAGTGGAGGAGCCGTACCTATTCGGCGGGTCCCAGTGCGCAATGGAATCTCTTCAATTATGGCGTGCTCACGAACAACGTGAGAGTCCAGGACGCGCGATTTCAGCAGCTGCTCATAGCTTACCAGAACGCCGTGCTTACTGCTCAGCAGGAAGTGGAGGATAACCTGGCTGGTTTCCTGAAAGCGGAAGATCGCGCAGCCTTCCTGGCCAGAAGCGCTGAAGCCGCGAGGCGATCATTCGACCTGGCCGTTATCCAGTATCGGGAGGGTGTTACCGACTTCACGACGGTGCTCACCGCACAACAGGCGCTTTTGAATGAGCAGGATAACCTGGCAGTTACCCTCGGTAGTGTTGCTCAGAATCTCGTAGGGGTGTACAAGGCGCTCGGCGGAGGCTGGGAAATCCGTGAGGGCATGGATCTGGTGCCGCCGGAAATCAGGCAGGCCATGGCGAAGCGCACCAATTGGGGACATCTGCTCAGCCCCGCGGCCTATATGCCGGCGCCGGATGAAGAGTCCCGCGCATTGATGAGAAGCCCGGACTGGTAG
- a CDS encoding efflux RND transporter periplasmic adaptor subunit codes for MLILLALASIACRQKQPPPPPPPAVTVAQPVRRAVTDFLELTGNTQALMTVQLVARVAGYLDKVLFKDGQLVKRDDLLFVIQQNTYEENLRQAEAAILLQKAQLEYAETELIRYSNLLKQKAAAQTDVDNWRYQRDSGRANLLAAETRRNLARLDLAYTEVRAPFDGRIDRRLVDPGNYVGSGQATVLALINRIDPIYVYFTISDLDLARLMKEAEWVPGKAYNKAWPVFIGLPAEQAYPHEGQLDFASISLTPTTGTLLMRGIFSNSEGKILPGLYARVRVPVKEKVALLALQEAIGYDQRGPYLLTVNESNVVERVSVRLGAQINNLRVVEEGLTGKEWVVINGLQRAIPGRQVTPQKQDLLPKADSS; via the coding sequence TTGCTCATTCTATTGGCCCTCGCCTCAATTGCTTGCCGTCAGAAACAGCCGCCTCCACCGCCTCCGCCGGCAGTCACGGTTGCGCAGCCTGTCCGGCGAGCGGTGACCGACTTTCTCGAATTAACAGGAAACACCCAGGCCCTTATGACCGTGCAGTTGGTGGCGCGAGTTGCGGGATACCTTGACAAGGTTCTCTTCAAGGATGGGCAGCTGGTCAAAAGGGATGATCTACTTTTTGTCATACAGCAGAACACGTACGAGGAGAATCTGCGGCAGGCTGAGGCTGCAATTCTTTTGCAGAAAGCACAACTTGAGTACGCCGAGACAGAATTAATCCGGTACTCCAATCTGCTGAAACAAAAAGCGGCTGCCCAGACAGACGTAGATAACTGGCGCTACCAGAGAGATTCAGGGAGAGCCAATCTCCTGGCTGCTGAAACGAGGCGAAACCTGGCGCGGCTTGACCTTGCCTACACCGAGGTGAGAGCGCCTTTTGATGGGCGTATCGACAGGAGGCTGGTAGACCCGGGAAACTACGTCGGGTCGGGCCAGGCTACTGTCCTTGCTCTGATCAACCGTATCGATCCCATATACGTCTATTTCACCATAAGCGATCTGGATCTGGCCCGCCTGATGAAAGAAGCCGAATGGGTCCCCGGAAAGGCTTACAATAAGGCATGGCCTGTATTCATAGGCTTGCCCGCTGAACAAGCTTATCCGCACGAGGGTCAGCTCGATTTCGCGTCCATCAGCCTTACCCCCACGACCGGTACCTTACTGATGCGCGGCATCTTTTCCAACTCGGAGGGAAAGATTCTCCCCGGTCTTTATGCCCGTGTGCGTGTCCCTGTCAAGGAAAAAGTCGCTCTGCTTGCGCTTCAGGAGGCTATCGGCTACGACCAGCGGGGCCCATACCTGCTGACAGTTAATGAGTCGAACGTGGTAGAACGGGTCAGCGTCAGACTCGGCGCTCAGATAAATAATCTGCGCGTCGTAGAAGAAGGCCTTACGGGGAAAGAATGGGTAGTCATTAACGGTCTTCAACGTGCCATACCCGGTCGGCAGGTGACTCCGCAAAAGCAGGATCTATTGCCAAAGGCGGATTCGTCATGA
- a CDS encoding efflux RND transporter permease subunit: MISKFFIERPILANVLAVITIIIGLVSYYELPVEQYPPITPPTIQVSARYPGASASVVAETIGVPIEQAVNGVEHSIYMSSTSSSDGSYTLTVTFDVGTDLDKSLALVQNYVNTSLALLPGPVGQQGVTVKKVSTNILLVASLYSDDNRYDLAFLSNYGAINIQNPLARLPGVGQVRIFGAGPYSMRVWLDPRRLQDFNLTTQDVLNAIADQNIQVVSGQLGAPPVPAGQAFQFTINSLGRLSDVNQFENIIVKSVPGAAAQIVRVRDIARVDLGQQYYSNFANLGGLNSAQVVVFALPDANAIAVANQVYKALAEMSKDFPDGLKYFIRFDTTKFVRQAVSKVYETLIIAGILVLVVIMAFLQSFRALLVPATTVPVTIIGAFAAMIALGFTINLMTLFALVLAIGIVVDDAIVIVENSAYYIEKGLPPKEAAIKAMAELIGPVMGITMALVAVFLPAAFLPGITGQIFRQFALVIAATSVISAMNAVTLKPTQCALWLKPMPEKRPNWFYRGFNRAYEGLKRPYMGAVRWMVQRPGPMVLLFFVVITLTVWQFVHRPTGFLPSEDQGYAVLFARLPDGAAQPRALDVSNKIDAILRKTRGVAGWVTIGGYSFLDTANVSTVSSTFVVYDDWDKRGSGLSQDKIVAGLNRDLSSIQEAQVFVVIPPPIRGLGQTGGFQMMVEDKKELGLEALQRAAYQLIDASRSASDLQGITSTFNVSSPQVYLDIDRIKAQSFQVPVNNVFETLRGYLGSSFVNLFNKYNQVYQVYIQANDANRLRPEDIKNLYTRNAQNDMVPLGSLLEVRHSLGSELITRYNLYPAAAIFGAAAPGFSSGQALNRMEQLAADSLPRGIGYEWTATSYQERAVGYKAYFIHAMSVILVFMVLAALYESWISPAAVVLVVPMALVGVFLGLLIRGFDNNLYTEVGLVLMIALASKNAILIVEFARDLQREGMSVTEAAIEATSRRFRPIMMTSLAFILGVSPLLIAGGAGAASQQAIGTVVFGGMISSTLLAVPFVPVFYVATQWVSGLRGRRRKKDRPLRPEDRHAGRD, from the coding sequence ATGATCTCGAAATTCTTTATCGAGAGGCCGATCCTCGCCAATGTCCTGGCGGTCATAACTATCATCATCGGGCTTGTGAGTTATTACGAACTCCCGGTCGAACAGTACCCTCCGATAACGCCGCCGACCATTCAGGTGAGCGCCAGATATCCCGGCGCAAGCGCGTCCGTCGTCGCAGAGACCATAGGAGTGCCCATTGAACAGGCTGTCAACGGCGTTGAGCACTCCATCTATATGTCTTCCACAAGTTCGAGCGATGGCTCGTACACACTGACCGTCACCTTTGACGTGGGGACAGACCTTGACAAATCTCTTGCTCTCGTCCAGAACTATGTGAACACCTCGTTGGCTTTACTCCCGGGCCCCGTGGGCCAGCAGGGCGTTACGGTGAAGAAGGTTTCCACCAATATCCTGCTGGTGGCGAGTCTATACTCTGATGACAACAGGTATGATCTTGCTTTCCTTTCGAACTATGGCGCCATCAACATCCAGAACCCGCTGGCGCGGCTGCCGGGCGTCGGCCAGGTAAGAATTTTCGGGGCCGGTCCTTACAGCATGCGGGTCTGGCTGGATCCGAGGAGACTCCAGGATTTCAACCTCACCACGCAGGACGTGCTGAACGCGATTGCGGACCAGAATATTCAGGTTGTGTCAGGACAATTGGGCGCACCGCCAGTACCTGCCGGTCAGGCCTTCCAATTTACTATCAACAGTCTCGGGCGTCTTTCGGATGTCAACCAGTTTGAGAACATTATTGTCAAGAGCGTGCCAGGCGCGGCTGCTCAGATCGTTCGCGTTCGCGATATTGCCCGCGTTGATCTGGGGCAGCAATACTACTCGAACTTTGCGAATCTCGGCGGACTCAACTCAGCCCAGGTCGTGGTCTTCGCTCTTCCCGACGCAAACGCGATTGCCGTCGCCAACCAGGTCTACAAAGCTCTCGCGGAGATGAGCAAGGATTTTCCCGACGGCCTGAAATATTTCATCCGGTTCGACACAACCAAATTTGTCCGGCAGGCAGTATCCAAAGTATATGAGACGCTCATCATAGCAGGCATTCTCGTGCTTGTTGTGATCATGGCTTTCCTACAGAGTTTCCGTGCCTTGCTCGTTCCTGCTACCACAGTGCCTGTAACGATCATCGGCGCATTCGCGGCGATGATTGCCCTCGGATTCACCATTAATCTCATGACACTTTTCGCCTTGGTGCTCGCCATCGGCATCGTGGTGGACGATGCGATCGTCATTGTGGAGAACAGTGCGTACTATATCGAAAAGGGGTTACCGCCGAAGGAGGCTGCTATCAAGGCCATGGCCGAGCTGATCGGCCCGGTCATGGGCATCACGATGGCGCTGGTCGCGGTCTTTCTGCCTGCGGCTTTTTTGCCCGGTATTACTGGCCAGATTTTCCGCCAGTTCGCCCTGGTGATTGCGGCGACCTCGGTGATCAGCGCTATGAACGCTGTTACCCTCAAGCCGACCCAGTGCGCGCTATGGCTTAAACCCATGCCGGAGAAGCGGCCGAACTGGTTCTATCGCGGCTTCAACAGAGCCTATGAAGGCCTGAAGAGGCCGTACATGGGGGCTGTGCGATGGATGGTGCAGCGGCCCGGACCGATGGTGCTGCTCTTCTTCGTTGTCATCACCCTGACCGTATGGCAGTTTGTGCACCGGCCCACGGGTTTCCTTCCCTCCGAGGACCAGGGCTATGCCGTGCTGTTTGCGCGCCTGCCGGACGGAGCAGCTCAGCCGCGGGCACTGGATGTCTCCAACAAGATTGATGCTATTCTCAGAAAGACACGTGGCGTTGCCGGCTGGGTAACGATCGGCGGCTACTCTTTCCTGGATACTGCCAATGTGTCCACGGTTTCGAGTACGTTCGTGGTTTATGACGATTGGGACAAGCGCGGCTCCGGACTGAGTCAGGATAAGATCGTCGCAGGGCTCAATCGCGATCTTTCCTCGATCCAGGAAGCCCAGGTATTTGTGGTGATCCCGCCGCCTATCAGGGGGTTGGGGCAGACGGGCGGTTTTCAGATGATGGTGGAGGACAAGAAGGAGTTGGGTCTGGAGGCGCTCCAGCGAGCCGCGTACCAGCTCATTGATGCCAGCCGTTCGGCATCTGACCTGCAGGGCATCACCAGCACGTTCAATGTCAGCAGCCCCCAGGTCTACCTCGACATAGACAGGATAAAGGCGCAGTCTTTTCAGGTCCCGGTCAATAATGTATTTGAGACCCTGCGCGGCTATCTGGGTTCTTCCTTCGTCAATCTGTTCAACAAGTATAACCAAGTGTATCAGGTTTACATTCAGGCGAATGATGCGAACCGGCTGAGACCCGAGGATATCAAGAACCTTTATACCCGTAACGCTCAGAACGATATGGTGCCGCTCGGCAGCCTTCTCGAAGTCAGGCATTCGCTTGGCTCGGAGCTGATCACGCGCTATAATCTTTATCCTGCAGCAGCCATTTTCGGTGCGGCTGCGCCAGGGTTCAGTTCCGGGCAGGCTCTGAACCGAATGGAGCAGTTGGCAGCTGATAGCTTACCGCGCGGAATCGGGTACGAGTGGACAGCTACCAGTTATCAAGAAAGGGCGGTGGGATACAAAGCGTACTTTATCCACGCCATGTCGGTCATCCTGGTTTTTATGGTGCTGGCAGCGCTCTATGAGAGTTGGATCTCTCCTGCGGCAGTCGTGCTCGTGGTTCCCATGGCCCTTGTCGGCGTCTTTCTGGGGCTCTTAATACGCGGTTTTGACAACAACCTTTACACGGAGGTCGGCCTGGTTCTGATGATCGCGCTCGCAAGTAAGAACGCCATCCTCATCGTTGAGTTCGCGCGCGACTTGCAGCGCGAAGGCATGTCTGTGACCGAGGCAGCCATCGAGGCTACGAGCCGTCGTTTTCGTCCCATCATGATGACTTCACTTGCCTTCATCCTGGGAGTTTCCCCGCTGCTGATCGCGGGCGGTGCGGGCGCTGCAAGCCAGCAGGCAATCGGCACCGTGGTTTTCGGCGGTATGATCTCATCGACGCTCCTCGCTGTCCCCTTTGTTCCGGTCTTTTATGTTGCAACGCAATGGGTGAGTGGACTGCGGGGGAGACGACGAAAAAAAGACAGACCGCTACGCCCGGAAGACCGTCACGCAGGGCGTGACTAG